The genomic segment AGGAGAGATCATACGCTCAGCATCATCATAATCGGTACCAATAATAGATACTTGGTTTGGAATCGATATTTTTTTATCTGTACAATAGTTTAATAACTTACGTGCAGAACGATCTGATGGACAATAAACTCCAATCGGAAATGATCTTTTGCTTATCAATTCAAGCACATTGTCGAAATATTCAAACTCGAGTTCTTTTGAACACCGGGCGAAGTGTTCAACGCGCTCACATGCCCATTTAGCATCTGTTTCACTTGGATCAACATAGTAGGCAACATTTTTAATATTACTGTGAAGAAATTGACCTAATGCTAAGCGTGCTATGTGTTCATTATCGTTGACTAGTGTAGAAACATTTGGGGGAGGTGATTCAATGTTAAAACCAGAATAAACCAAAGTGTGAGTGTTTAACTTAGGAATAACGCCTAGTCTGTCTGGTTTGTCAAAATCGGCAATCACATAATCCCAATGTGTTTTTAGAATATCATCCACATTTTTTATAGAATCAATATGCAATGTGGTTCTTAATCGACATTCATCTAACTTTGCTTTAATGCCTTTTAATACCTCTCTGTCGTAATGATACATTGTATCAATTAACAATAACATTCTACTCATAGTATCCCCCCCTAAAAGCTCGGATACTAGCAGTCGTTTTGCAACATTTTATCGCCTCTCATCACAATTGACGAAAATATAAATAGCGTTACTAAATATTGTAATTTGTAATATAATAACTCATCGATAAATAAAGTGATGAATATCACACCCTGTCGTTGATGATCTTGACTAATGCCTTAGGTTGAGAGCGCTTTTTTGTGTTCATACACCTACATTTCCGAGATACCGGTTTACATGTGTATCGACTAGTTCAGTACACCCTTCCACTCAGAACTGGCTTAGTAAGTTCGTTGATGTCCTTAATAAATTAGGTGGCGCAAATAAATGCAGTCATTGAAGTTGCGAGAGCAAGGAGCAGTTTTACCGAGGCTGGTGATACGTATCAAGCCTGAGTTGGACGAACACTAGAGGTAATGGCAGAACCTATTAGCATGAAGGTAGATTCAATAATCGCTCAACGAAAAAAGAATTTGCGGCATGATTAGTTTCGGTAATGACCATTGACGAGGTTAAATCAATATTTTGTCAAGTATGTAGTAGGGAAAAACAATTTAAAAGTAGTAATTGACATGTATAGGATTGCTAAATCCTGAACAATTAAAAAAGGCTACAAGATTTTAATCAGTAGCCTTTCAATATCTAGTTATTATTCAGTAAGTTAGAAACTGTATGTAATACCAATTCGGCTTCGTAACTGTCGTTCGTTAGATTGAGAAGATACAGACACATCTGTAAACTGAACATAAGGTCTCCAGTTCCAGTCTGCTTTTTTATACCCTATCCAAATGCCGGCGTCCCAGTTAGTATCTCCCTTATCGAAGAAAACTTGGTCATCATGCCCTTTAGTGTAGTTGGCTTCTAGACCAAGCTGAAAGCCGTTTATATTATAGTTAAGGTTCGCAGTAATATAACTTAGTGTTTCCATGTCTCGATCATCAGAAAACTCCCTGAATTGGTGACGATAACGGATTTTAGTCACTAAGCCAGAATCAAACTTGTACTGAGCACGAAGTTGTGGTTTGTAACTGGCGCTACCATCAAAAAAAGTTACTGGCAGACTAGGAATAAGTGTCCATTTGTTAGTCAATTTATACTTATATCCGTATTCAAATTCGTTCCCTTTTGATTCCCACTCTGAAAATGGTTTACCTTTTTGCATTGCTTCTACGCCAAAAAAGTGATTTCCAACCCCAGCTCCGACTTTTACACGACTAGAGTAATCTTCTGTGTCATGTTTGTACTCTTGTCTAAAATCCAGTGATGCAGCAGAAACCGATGATGCTACCAGTAACATTAATGAAGCAATGGTCGTTTTTTGTATATTCAACATAAAATCCCTTATAGTGTTAGTTAAAAATAAAGTTCTAGAACTTTAAAAGTTTCATTTCTGAAGTCGTGCAGTAATTAGTAAATACTTTACATTCATGCTGTTGCTCGTATATAAAATGGCTATGTACTAATTTTCGTTAATCTCTGTGCTTATATCGTGATATAGCATTTCATGTAATTGAAAGGTGATTTTCAAATTAAATAATCACTAGCACAAACATACTATCAAGTCTTGAAGATAAAATTATTGTATCCAACCAGCCATATAGTCGGTTTCTTATAGTGATGTAATAATTAATTATATTTGCAACCATGAATTATTAAACTTATCTAAATGTAAAACATCATTAAAATATATTCAAACCGATGTTTCGTTTTTGTGATCGCCATATGTTTTTTAACTTGTGATACTATAAATTATACGATTTGCGATCTGTATCAAAAAAATGCTGATAGTTAGATTGCTGTTAATAATACTAATGAAATAACGCATTGGTATTATTATAAGGTAATAGTATTTAATGATGGGATGCGTATGTCTGCGATTATGTTCGGCTTTGTTGCGTAAATCGCTGGAACTAAATCCGAAGCTTACGATCTGATCGACTACATTCATTCAACTCTGTAGCCTCATACCAAAGCCACGTTACGAAACAAACAACTGGAAGCAATACAACCAAGCTTTAATCAACCGCGGTTCTCGAACTTTTTGGATTGACGAAGAAGCGATAAGTGAGTGGAAACAAGAAAAGCAAAACAAGCGTGGGAGACCTCGTGTTTTCAGAGATTTAGCCATCACAACCGCTTTAATAGTAAAGCGTATTTTTTCCATGCCACTGCGTGCTTCAAACGGATTTATTGTTTCAGTGTTTTGACTTGCTTAGGTTTCACTGCGCTCCTCACATTACTCTTGTATCAGTCGTCGTGCCAAAGACGTTGATGTTAGTTTTAAAACGAAAACCAAAGGAGCGATTCAACACCTCGTTATCGATGCTACAGGTTTCAAGGTTTCAAGGTTTATGGTGAGGGCGAGTGGAAAGTCAAAAAGTATGGCACGGATGGCAAGCGCAGAGTGTGGCGCAAATTACATATCGCTGTGGATACGAGCACTCATGAAATTATTGCTGCGGAATTGAGTTTATCAACGGTCACTGATGCAGAAGTACTGCCTAGCTTACTCAAACAAACACGTCGAAATATCCTAGCTATATCTGGTGATGGAGTTTACGACACTGACGCTATTGGGGCAGGCACCTTTAATTGCAGCCATTCCTCAACCAAGCCGTCATTCCTTCGCAGGAAGGAATCTACTATCAGCAAGCGCCGTCCGTAAGTAGACCCCTTCCTTCGAAGGGGAGACGTCGTAGGGAGTGTCATTCCTCAAGGTTTGTTATCAGGACATATATGGTCACTCCAATCAAGTAAAGATTGAAGTGACCATATATGTCCCGTCAACACTGTTAAAGAAGTGATTGAGCTTTCCTCTCACCTGCGCAGGATTGTGGTGACGGGTGACAGCCTTGCTGATTTCCCAGAGGATCAACAAGGCAGTTACGTTAAAGTGTTTCTTCCTCAAGATGAAAGTGGCGAGCATAAGAAGCGCTCTTATACGATCCGTCAGTTTGATAAACAGAGCCATTCACTTCATTTAGACTTTGTAATTAATCGTCACCAAGGGCCCGCGACAGATTGGGCAAAGCAAGCCAAGGTAGGTGACCCGGTTGGTATTGCTGGACCGGGACCACTAAAATTGACCAACTTTCAGCATCATAGTTATTTATTAGTTGCTGACCTAACGTCAATGAATGCAATCAATGGCTATGTTCCCCGTTTTCCATCAGGCACTACCGTTAAGGCGATCATCTCTGTTCCAACCCGCAGTGATGTGATTGATCTTGATTACGATTCATCCAGCAATACGCACTGGCATATCGAAGATGAAACAGAGCAGACTCTTGTTGAGTTGGTGACAGAGACCGCAACTAGCATGCCTCAAGATAGCCATGTATTCATGGGATTGGAAGCTGGGGCGATTCGGGCTTTACGTCCAGTACTTCAAGAACAACTCGGTTTTAGTCGACTGAATATCTTTGCGGTTGGTTACTGGAAGCAAGGTGTTGATGCCGATCGCTTTGGGCAACAGAAAAAAGCACAACCGCTTTAAGTTTCGGTGCATCTAAACCGATGGTGTTCGAGCAAACACTATCGGTCTTTTTGGTGGGTTTGTTGTGCTGTTATACCCAAGTCACTTTTTAAAACTGTTGCCTGAATCTCTCTGCGACCAGACCCAAGTTGTGCATAATGGTTCTGCTTCGAGCTCACCTTCGGTCAAAGCTGTGGTGTGGGGGGAATGATTCCAGCATACTTTAAGGCAGAAGCAAGCCTAAAACTTGTAGGCTATGGTTTACTCACTCTGTTAACAATAAACCCCAATGCCACGACGACAACACTAAAGCCAACGACACCAAGCCAGCCAGCGCGTTCAAACGCTTGAATACCTGCAAATGAACCAAAGGCGCCGCCAAGGTAATAAGCCAGCATATAAACACCGTTAATACGACTTTGTGCTTGTGGGTCGATTGAAAATACCCGGACTTGGTTTGATACTTGAGCACTGAACACACCGAGGTCGATAAGGATAATACCGATAATCAATCCGACCAATGTATCAGCAAACAGACCCGAGACAACAAAACCAGCAGCAATAATCACTAAAGCCATACTGATCATATTACGAGAGCCAAACTTGCTTACTAGCGAACCGGATACTTTCGCCCCGATCACACCTGCCAGCGCAATGACACCAAACATTCCAGCTTGTTGAGCATTGTAATTAAACGGTGATTCACTGACATGCAACGCGAGTGTTGCCCAAAGCGCATTAAATGAAGCAAACCACAGCGCACCAGTTAATGCAGAAGTACGCAGCGTGGCATGTTGCTTGATCAATGTCGCCATGCTTGCCACAAGCTTTGGGTAAGGTATTTTTGTTGTCGGCGTGTTCATCGGTAAAAGCGCATACAGCAGCACCCCAAAGATTGCCGCAATGGTGGCAGACATCACAAACACTGCCCGCCATCCAAACGACTCAGCAACAAAGCCACTGAGTGTCCGAGAAAGCAAGATACCCACGGTTAGACCGGTCATCAAAGTGCCAATGACTTTGCCTTTGGTTTCCGGCGTACTTAACGATGCCGCAAACGGAATCAGTTGTTGTGTAATATTGGCACTCAAGCCAATCGCAAAACAAGCGGCAACCAGAAACAGTAGACTGGATGCAGAAAACGCCACCAGTGATGACAGCACCAATAATATCGATAAAATCGCAATTAAGCGTTTGCGTGGAACAGTGTCTCCCAATGGGGATAGCAAGAGCAAAGCGGCTGCGTAGCCAATCTGACCTGCCGCAGGCACTGTCCCTAATTGTTCGCTTGTTAGACCGAGTTCCGCCCCAATTTTGGGTAAGATCGGCTGGTTATAATACAGGTTGGCTGCTGTTGCCGAGACGGCGCTCGACATCAGTAATAAGCGTCCGGTGCTTAATGTTTCTTTGACCGTGTTTGACATAGTTACACCTTAAATTTGGCTTTTTATTTCGATAGTGGAATGGAATAAGCAAATGGTAAGGTGAACGCTTAAATAACTAAAATAGTTATTTA from the Vibrio hippocampi genome contains:
- a CDS encoding AraC family transcriptional regulator; translated protein: MSRMLLLIDTMYHYDREVLKGIKAKLDECRLRTTLHIDSIKNVDDILKTHWDYVIADFDKPDRLGVIPKLNTHTLVYSGFNIESPPPNVSTLVNDNEHIARLALGQFLHSNIKNVAYYVDPSETDAKWACERVEHFARCSKELEFEYFDNVLELISKRSFPIGVYCPSDRSARKLLNYCTDKKISIPNQVSIIGTDYDDAERMISPVPLTSVDISPYILGQRCLDTLLKAKASKQLVHEKYKPLKLMNENSTKSEKNQDDIVNQALYFLHNNYHRNIKVKQVTDYCRVSRRTLDNRFYYAKGMTVHQYLSDLRISKSKELLRTSNNSIESIALQCGYPNQSYLYQVYRKLFGYTPYTYRQGLELVENRIVSD
- a CDS encoding oligogalacturonate-specific porin KdgM family protein — protein: MLNIQKTTIASLMLLVASSVSAASLDFRQEYKHDTEDYSSRVKVGAGVGNHFFGVEAMQKGKPFSEWESKGNEFEYGYKYKLTNKWTLIPSLPVTFFDGSASYKPQLRAQYKFDSGLVTKIRYRHQFREFSDDRDMETLSYITANLNYNINGFQLGLEANYTKGHDDQVFFDKGDTNWDAGIWIGYKKADWNWRPYVQFTDVSVSSQSNERQLRSRIGITYSF
- a CDS encoding siderophore-interacting protein; protein product: MIELSSHLRRIVVTGDSLADFPEDQQGSYVKVFLPQDESGEHKKRSYTIRQFDKQSHSLHLDFVINRHQGPATDWAKQAKVGDPVGIAGPGPLKLTNFQHHSYLLVADLTSMNAINGYVPRFPSGTTVKAIISVPTRSDVIDLDYDSSSNTHWHIEDETEQTLVELVTETATSMPQDSHVFMGLEAGAIRALRPVLQEQLGFSRLNIFAVGYWKQGVDADRFGQQKKAQPL
- a CDS encoding MFS transporter encodes the protein MSNTVKETLSTGRLLLMSSAVSATAANLYYNQPILPKIGAELGLTSEQLGTVPAAGQIGYAAALLLLSPLGDTVPRKRLIAILSILLVLSSLVAFSASSLLFLVAACFAIGLSANITQQLIPFAASLSTPETKGKVIGTLMTGLTVGILLSRTLSGFVAESFGWRAVFVMSATIAAIFGVLLYALLPMNTPTTKIPYPKLVASMATLIKQHATLRTSALTGALWFASFNALWATLALHVSESPFNYNAQQAGMFGVIALAGVIGAKVSGSLVSKFGSRNMISMALVIIAAGFVVSGLFADTLVGLIIGIILIDLGVFSAQVSNQVRVFSIDPQAQSRINGVYMLAYYLGGAFGSFAGIQAFERAGWLGVVGFSVVVVALGFIVNRVSKP